In Microbacterium enclense, the DNA window GACCGCCGTGGCGGTACCTGTCAACAGAGCGGCGACGATCACGAGGAGCATGCGCACCCGTCCGGTGCGCACCCCGAGCGAACGAGCGGTGTCGTCGTCGAGCTCGAGGGCTCGATAGTCGCGGTGGACGGCGATCAAGACGAAGCCGAGCACGCCGAGGGATGCCAGGAGGAGCGTGACATCGTTTGCTGAGGTCGCAGACAGGCTGCCGTGCAGCCATTGCGCCGCGTTTCGCGCGACGTCGAGCGGAGCGCGGGTGAGCAGGTAGTCGTTGACGGCTGCCAGCAGGGTCGTCAGTGCGATGCCCGCGAGAATCGTGCGCTCGCGCGAGATGCCCGCACTGCGGGCGATCGCCATGACCACGACGACCATGAGCAAGCCTCCCGTCCACGCGCCGACGGCGGGGGAGGGCGGCGGACTGATGAGTGTCAGGCCGATGAGCGCTCCGGTGGCCGACCCGGCGCTGAACCCGACGATGTCGGGGCTGGCGAGTGGATTGCGGGCGAGGGTCTGGAACACCGCGCCGGCCATGCCGAGCGCCGCTCCGATCAGGAGCGCGGCGGCGAGGCGCGGCACGCGCATGCCCATCACGATGACGGTGGTGCGTCCGTCGGCTCCGCCGGTGAACGCGGATGCCACCTCGCCGAGCGACGCGTGGAAGGACCCCGTCGTGAGGCCGATGAAGACGGCGAGCACCGCGATCGCGAGCGTGATCGCGGTGACGACGACGGTGCGTCGACGTCGGGACGAGCGGGGTCGTCCGCGAGTCGAGAGGGACGTGCTCATGCTCGTTTCCGCAGGATCAGCCAGAGGAGGACGGGGGCACCGAGGAAGGCGGCGACGATTCCGGCCTCCACTTCGCCGGGGATCGCGATCACGCGCCCCACGATGTCGCTCGCGAGGGTCAGCGCGGCGCCGCCGACCGTCGCGAGCGGCAAGGAGACCGGAACGGAGCGACCGACGGCGCCGCGGACACCGTGCGCGACGAGTAGACCGATGAAGGCGAGGGGACCCGCCGCCGACGTCGCCGTGGCGCAGAGGAGAGTGATGGCGGCACCCGTCGCGATCGTCACCAGTGCGGGGGACACCCCGAGGGAACGCGCCAGGTCGCTGCCGAGCTGTAGGCGGTCCACGCCCCGCGCGACGAGCACGGCGAGCACCAACCCCGTGACGGCGAACGGGAAAAGCTGCGTGGCGACGTCGGCATCCCTCCGCTCGAACGATCCGACGGCCCAGAACCGGAAGGAATCGAAGGTGGTGTCGTCGGCCAGCGTGATGATGCCGACGATGGCGCTGAGGCAGGCGCTGAGCGCCACCCCCGCCAGGATCAGACCGACGGTGTCGTCGCGTCGATCGGGTCGCGCGGCGGTGTTCACGAGCAGGGCCGCGCCGGCGGCGCCCGCGAACGCGAACCAGACGTACCCGCTCGCGGTGCCGACCCCGAAGAAGGCGATCGCGACGACCACGCCCACCGCGGCGCCCGCGTTCACGCCGAGGAGTCCGGGGTCGGCCAGCGGATTGCGTGTGAGCGCCTGCATCAGGACACCGGCCACTCCCAGGCAGGAGCCGGCGAGGAGCGCTGTCAGGGTGCGCGGGACGCGAAGCTCGTGGACGATGACGCCCACGGCATCCCGTCGGTCCGAGAACAGCGCCGACACGACGTCGGCGGGAGCGAGAGCGCGCGAGCCGACAGCCAGGCTGAGGATGACGAGACCGACGAGGGCAGCGGTCAGGGCGAGGGTGAGAGTGGTCGCTCGGAGCGCAGCCCTGCGACGTCGGGAGGAGAGGTGTGCGGCGACGGCCGTTGAGGCGACGGGGGACGAGTCGAGCACGAAGGTAAGGTTATCCTAACCATGTGAACGTCTTTCGCTTTCCGTCCCCTCGCGCCCTTTCTCGTCCTCGCGGTGCGGCCGTCGCCCTCGGTGCTGCCCTCCTTCTCGCTCTCACGGGCTGCGCGGGCTCCGCGGCTCCCACATCGACCGTCGATGCCGAAGCCGGCGCGAGCGGCGATTGGGTGGTGTCCCGCGACCTCGAGCCCGGCATGGGCTCCGACGACGCCGACGGGGTCTTCCCGCGCGACGTGACCCACTTCGGGGGCGTCACCGAGATCCCCGCGAAGCCGACCCGCGTCGTCGTCGTCTCCACCGGCCAGCTCGATGCTCTGCTGGCTCTCGACGTCGTGCCCGTGGCCGCCACCCGGGCGGAGAACAGCGGCCTCGTTCCCCAGTACCTGAGCGATGCGTTCCCCGGTGAGGCATCCGCGCTGGGGGCGATGGCCGACATCGGCACCCGCACCGAACCCGATCTCGAGGCGATCGCGCAGGCCGACCCCGACCTCATCCTCATCAACTCCACGCGCGGAACCGAGCTGTACGACGCCCTCTCCGCCATCGCCCCGACGGTGCTCACCAAGGGCAACGGCGTGAACTGGAAGAGCGACTTCCTCCTGATCGCGGACGCGCTCGGCGATGAGGGGGCTGCTCGCGGCATCCTGGATTCTCTCCACGCCGACAGCGCGGCGTTTTCTCAGACGCACGCGGCGGGGGAGCCGACCGTGTCGTTCCTGCAATCCACGGGAGACCGGACGCGGATCATGGGTGTGCCGTCGTTCGCGGGCGGCATCGCCGAAGACCTGGGGCTCGGTCGCCCGGCATCTCAGCAGTTCGATGACACCTCGCAGGACATCAGTGCGGAGCAGATCGACCTCGCGGATGCCGATCGGGTGTTCTACGCCGGGATCGGCGGGGGCCTCGCCTTCATCGAGGACGCGCCGTTGTGGTCGACGCTCGGCGCGGTCACCGACGGTCGTGCTCAGGCCGTCGACTACGACCCGTGGTTCACGAACGCAGGCCCCGTCGCCGCGCGGCTCGTACAGGACGAGATGGAGCAGGCGGTCGACGGGAACTGAGGCGACGCAAAAGAGCGAGAGCCGGACCCCCTCGCCTGGGGTCCGGCTCTCGCCGTCAGGTCCGGTCGATCATCGACCGGTCGGATGCGCGGTGACCGCGCACTCGAGGACTTACGCCGGGGGCATCAGCACCGAGTCGATGAGGTACACCGTGGCGTTGGCGGTCTGAACGCCACCGCAGATGACGTTGGCGGTGCCGTTGACCGTGATCGAGTCGCCCGAGCCGGCGACCGTGACGTCCTGGCCCTCGACCGTGGCGTGCGTGCCGTCGATCTCGTCGGGAGCGATCTGGCCGGGGACCACGTGGTACGTGAGGATCTTGGTCAGGCTGGCGCTGTCGGTCTTGAGGCCCTCAACGGCATCGGCGGGGAGCTTGGCGAACGCGTCGTCGACCGGAGCGAAGACGGTGAACTGTCCACCGTTGAGGGTGTCGACCAGGTTGACGTCGGGGTTGAGCTGACCGCTCACGGCTGCGGTGAGCGTCTTCAGCAGCGGGTTGTTCGAGGCGGCGACGGCGACCGGGTCGGCGGCCATGCCGGCGACGGAGCCATCACCGGAGGGGACGGCGGCGGCGTAGTCGGCGCAACCGGGGCCCACGAGGTTGGCGGCCGGGTCCATCATCGACGAGGAGGCCGAGGGCGACGCCGCCATCGAGGGGGCGCTGCTGGACTCCTCAGCGGTCGAGCCGCCCGAGGTGGTGCCACCCGAACATGCGGTGAGAGCGAAGGCCGAGCCCAGAACGAGGGCGAGACCGGCGACGACGGGCTTCTTGTTGGTGAGCATGACATTCCTCCGAAATCGTTCGAACCGCGGGTGCGATCCGTCAGGGACACCCCGGTGCGAGGGGTGGTTCGCCGTGGAGCGGCTTACACGAGGTCTTCGGGGCTCCCTCGGGAACGGATTGGCGAGAACGCGGAATCCACCGTCAAAGCGCTGTGCCCAGGATGAAAAATGCCAGGTCACGCGGCAGGAAACATTCTGGAGAATATTTTCCGGGTGAGTGGAATCTGGCGCCGGGGAGCGTTCGTAACGGTTCGCTACCCGATGTCTCGACGCGCGGGCAAAGGACGGGGTGGGGGTTTCGACGTAGGCGATGATGGATGCCATGGTGATCGATGGATTCGACCTGCCCGAGGAAGGGTCAGATCGCGTCGACCACGTGGGCGATCTGATCCAACGCGTTGCCACGGGAGACCGGGAGGCGTTCGCCGAGTTGTACGACGCGCTGTCGGCCCGCGCGTTCGGTCTCATCGTTCGCGTGCTCGTCGATCGGTCGCAGAGCGAAGAGGTCCTCCAGGAAGTCTTCCTCGAGGTGTGGCAATCCGCTGAGCGGTTCACTCCGAAAAGAGGACAGGGAAGATCGTGGGTCCTCACGATCGCACACCGGCGAGCGGTGGACCGCGTGCGGTCCTCGCAATCCAGTGTCGATCGTGATGTGCGCGCAGGATTCCGCGATATGGACGTTGCCTATGACAACGTCTCTGAAAAAGTCGAGATGAAGATCGAGGGACGACGCGTCGTCGATGCACTGGCGGCGCTCCCCGAAGCGCAGAAAGAAGCCCTCACGTTGGCCTACTTCGGTGGATACAGCCAAAGTGAGATCGCTACTCTCGTCGGGGCGCCCCTCGGAACGATCAAGACGAGGATGCGCGACGGTCTGTCACGCTTGAGGATGGAGATGGGGGTGGACAAGTGAACGAGAGGGATTTCGCCGACCTCGCAGCCGGTCACGCGCTGAACGCGCTATCGGAGGCTGATGAACGCGCGTACCAGGAGGCGCTTGCGAGCAATCCCCATTGGGAGACGCACGTGCGCGACGCGGCCGACGCGGTCGCCGCCCTGAGCGGTGTCGTCGAGTCCGTCGAGCCGCCGGCTTCGGTGCGCGCCTCGTTGATGGCCCGCATCGCGGACGTCCCGCAGCACACCCCCGAGCCGGACGCGCCCGACGACGAGGATTACGCCGCCGCCGGTTCTCTCCCGGTCGCGGATGTTCCGCTGGCCGCGCCACGCGCCATGGTCTGGGGTCCTCGACGGTGGTTCACGCTCGCGGCATCCATCGTCGCCGTGCTCGTTCTCGGATTCGGTGCCGTCTCGGTGGGGCAGTACCTCACGCGGCCCGCTGCGGTCGTTGCCCTCGAGCAGATCGAGAAGGCCCCCGATGCCCAATCGGCCTCGGTGTCGATGCCTGACGGCGGCTCGGCGACCGCGCACTGGTCGGCTTCGACCGGTCAGAGCGTCCTCGTGACCGACGGCATGCCCGCCCTCAGTGACGATCAGACCTACGAGCTCTGGTTCGTGCGCGGTGAGACGCCGATCGCCGCGGGGATCTTCGACACGGATGCCGAGGGCCGCGCGACCGCGATCCTCGACGGGGAGTTCCACTCGGGAGACATCATCGCGGTGACGGTCGAGCCCGCGGGGGGCTCGCCCGATGGCACCCCCAGCTCAGCTCCCGTGGTCGCGGTCGCGACCGCCTGAGAACCTCCGCC includes these proteins:
- a CDS encoding iron chelate uptake ABC transporter family permease subunit, producing the protein MSTSLSTRGRPRSSRRRRTVVVTAITLAIAVLAVFIGLTTGSFHASLGEVASAFTGGADGRTTVIVMGMRVPRLAAALLIGAALGMAGAVFQTLARNPLASPDIVGFSAGSATGALIGLTLISPPPSPAVGAWTGGLLMVVVVMAIARSAGISRERTILAGIALTTLLAAVNDYLLTRAPLDVARNAAQWLHGSLSATSANDVTLLLASLGVLGFVLIAVHRDYRALELDDDTARSLGVRTGRVRMLLVIVAALLTGTATAVAGPIGFIALAAPQLAHRALGTSGIPIVGSALTGATVLVVADVIAQRALSPLQIPVGLVTAAVGGAYLFWIVARSRR
- a CDS encoding iron ABC transporter permease, producing the protein MLDSSPVASTAVAAHLSSRRRRAALRATTLTLALTAALVGLVILSLAVGSRALAPADVVSALFSDRRDAVGVIVHELRVPRTLTALLAGSCLGVAGVLMQALTRNPLADPGLLGVNAGAAVGVVVAIAFFGVGTASGYVWFAFAGAAGAALLVNTAARPDRRDDTVGLILAGVALSACLSAIVGIITLADDTTFDSFRFWAVGSFERRDADVATQLFPFAVTGLVLAVLVARGVDRLQLGSDLARSLGVSPALVTIATGAAITLLCATATSAAGPLAFIGLLVAHGVRGAVGRSVPVSLPLATVGGAALTLASDIVGRVIAIPGEVEAGIVAAFLGAPVLLWLILRKRA
- a CDS encoding iron-siderophore ABC transporter substrate-binding protein; translation: MNVFRFPSPRALSRPRGAAVALGAALLLALTGCAGSAAPTSTVDAEAGASGDWVVSRDLEPGMGSDDADGVFPRDVTHFGGVTEIPAKPTRVVVVSTGQLDALLALDVVPVAATRAENSGLVPQYLSDAFPGEASALGAMADIGTRTEPDLEAIAQADPDLILINSTRGTELYDALSAIAPTVLTKGNGVNWKSDFLLIADALGDEGAARGILDSLHADSAAFSQTHAAGEPTVSFLQSTGDRTRIMGVPSFAGGIAEDLGLGRPASQQFDDTSQDISAEQIDLADADRVFYAGIGGGLAFIEDAPLWSTLGAVTDGRAQAVDYDPWFTNAGPVAARLVQDEMEQAVDGN
- a CDS encoding fasciclin domain-containing protein, with translation MLTNKKPVVAGLALVLGSAFALTACSGGTTSGGSTAEESSSAPSMAASPSASSSMMDPAANLVGPGCADYAAAVPSGDGSVAGMAADPVAVAASNNPLLKTLTAAVSGQLNPDVNLVDTLNGGQFTVFAPVDDAFAKLPADAVEGLKTDSASLTKILTYHVVPGQIAPDEIDGTHATVEGQDVTVAGSGDSITVNGTANVICGGVQTANATVYLIDSVLMPPA
- the sigK gene encoding ECF RNA polymerase sigma factor SigK, which translates into the protein MMDAMVIDGFDLPEEGSDRVDHVGDLIQRVATGDREAFAELYDALSARAFGLIVRVLVDRSQSEEVLQEVFLEVWQSAERFTPKRGQGRSWVLTIAHRRAVDRVRSSQSSVDRDVRAGFRDMDVAYDNVSEKVEMKIEGRRVVDALAALPEAQKEALTLAYFGGYSQSEIATLVGAPLGTIKTRMRDGLSRLRMEMGVDK
- a CDS encoding anti-sigma factor: MNERDFADLAAGHALNALSEADERAYQEALASNPHWETHVRDAADAVAALSGVVESVEPPASVRASLMARIADVPQHTPEPDAPDDEDYAAAGSLPVADVPLAAPRAMVWGPRRWFTLAASIVAVLVLGFGAVSVGQYLTRPAAVVALEQIEKAPDAQSASVSMPDGGSATAHWSASTGQSVLVTDGMPALSDDQTYELWFVRGETPIAAGIFDTDAEGRATAILDGEFHSGDIIAVTVEPAGGSPDGTPSSAPVVAVATA